One genomic segment of Acinetobacter oleivorans DR1 includes these proteins:
- a CDS encoding ATP-binding cassette domain-containing protein has product MAYITLRDVQLAFGGPALLDGANFNLERGERVCLIGRNGEGKSTLLKLIEGSLLPDSGEVSIQNGLTVSMLAQDVPMDSGKVADIVADGAGEASEVLRAYHEATDACMLGDMEACDRMGNLQHKLDQLDGWALENKVNALLSKMGLDPNADLADLSGGRKRRVLLARALLTQPDVLLLDEPTNHLDVESIEWLEKFLLDQNNLTLLFISHDRSFVDSIATRIVELDRGILRGYEGNYSRYLELKAQQMEAEEKQNALFDKKLAEEEAWIRQGIKARRTRNEGRVRALKALREESKARRSQQGKVSMATQEANRSGKLVFDIEHLSVAYDDNLLIKDFSTLVMRGDRIGLVGDNGVGKTTLIKAILGEIEHGGSVKTGTQLEVAYFDQLRNALDLEKTVMANVSEGSDFVDVNGNRRHIYSYLQDFLFSPERARTPVKALSGGERNRILLAKLLLKPSNLIVMDEPTNDLDMVTLELLEEMLSDYKGTLLLISHDRAFMDNVVTSTWVFDGKGNIAEYIGGYQDYLQQRPDDKVVDQKSDVKKAQAKAEAEKAAAQSTVKKVKLSYKDQRELEQLPAEIENLEKEQAELSEKLADGSWFVKDADAATQASQRLAEIEELLLEKLERWDVLEQMSKGN; this is encoded by the coding sequence ATGGCCTATATTACCCTAAGGGATGTCCAACTTGCTTTTGGCGGACCTGCCCTACTCGATGGCGCGAACTTTAATCTAGAACGTGGCGAACGAGTCTGTTTAATTGGGCGTAATGGTGAAGGTAAGTCTACTTTACTTAAACTGATCGAGGGAAGCCTATTACCAGATTCTGGTGAAGTTTCCATTCAAAATGGTCTAACTGTCTCAATGTTAGCCCAAGACGTTCCAATGGACTCTGGCAAAGTAGCTGACATTGTGGCAGATGGTGCAGGTGAAGCTTCTGAAGTACTCAGAGCTTATCATGAAGCGACCGATGCTTGTATGTTAGGAGATATGGAAGCCTGTGATCGCATGGGTAACCTTCAGCATAAGCTAGACCAACTAGATGGTTGGGCACTAGAAAATAAGGTAAATGCTCTTTTAAGTAAAATGGGGCTTGATCCAAATGCAGACTTAGCAGACCTGTCAGGTGGACGTAAACGCCGTGTCTTACTCGCACGTGCTCTTTTAACACAACCAGACGTATTACTTCTAGACGAACCTACGAACCATTTAGATGTTGAAAGTATTGAATGGTTAGAAAAATTCTTACTCGATCAAAATAATTTAACACTTCTATTTATTTCGCATGACCGTTCTTTTGTAGATAGCATTGCAACTCGAATTGTAGAACTCGACCGCGGTATTCTACGAGGTTATGAAGGAAATTATTCTCGCTATTTAGAGCTAAAAGCTCAGCAAATGGAAGCAGAAGAAAAACAGAATGCTTTATTTGATAAAAAGTTAGCTGAAGAAGAGGCTTGGATTCGCCAAGGTATTAAAGCACGTCGTACCCGTAATGAAGGCCGTGTTCGTGCGTTAAAAGCTTTACGTGAAGAATCGAAAGCACGCCGCTCACAACAAGGCAAAGTGAGTATGGCAACTCAAGAAGCAAATCGTTCAGGTAAATTAGTATTTGATATCGAACATTTAAGTGTCGCTTACGACGATAATTTACTGATCAAAGATTTCTCTACCCTTGTTATGCGTGGTGATCGTATTGGCTTGGTAGGTGATAATGGCGTTGGTAAAACGACGTTGATTAAAGCCATTTTAGGTGAAATCGAACATGGCGGTTCAGTTAAAACAGGTACACAGTTAGAAGTTGCCTATTTTGACCAATTACGTAATGCCTTAGACCTTGAAAAAACGGTAATGGCAAACGTTTCAGAAGGCTCTGACTTCGTTGATGTAAATGGCAACCGTCGTCATATCTACAGCTACCTTCAAGACTTCCTATTTTCACCTGAACGTGCTCGTACTCCAGTAAAAGCACTTTCTGGTGGTGAACGAAATCGAATCTTACTAGCTAAACTGCTACTCAAACCATCGAATCTAATTGTAATGGATGAGCCAACCAATGACTTGGATATGGTGACTCTAGAGCTTCTAGAAGAAATGTTGTCTGATTACAAAGGCACCTTGCTTCTCATTAGCCATGACCGTGCATTTATGGATAACGTAGTAACATCTACGTGGGTATTTGATGGTAAAGGCAATATTGCAGAATACATCGGTGGCTACCAAGACTATTTGCAGCAACGTCCAGATGACAAAGTAGTCGATCAGAAATCTGACGTTAAAAAAGCTCAGGCAAAAGCTGAAGCGGAAAAAGCTGCTGCCCAAAGTACCGTTAAAAAGGTCAAACTGAGTTATAAAGATCAGCGTGAACTTGAACAATTACCCGCTGAAATTGAAAACTTAGAAAAGGAACAAGCAGAACTTTCTGAGAAACTTGCAGATGGTTCATGGTTTGTTAAAGATGCAGATGCTGCAACCCAAGCAAGCCAACGCCTAGCAGAAATTGAAGAATTACTGCTTGAAAAATTGGAACGTTGGGACGTGCTTGAACAAATGAGCAAAGGAAACTAA
- a CDS encoding LpxL/LpxP family acyltransferase, giving the protein MSQKQPYTPGEFQWSFLLPKYWGVWIAIVFLMLLAILPWAIQWRLAHGVAHLAWKYLKSRRKTTIRNLEVCFPEWSADKVQQQAQQVFVDMMLGVFETLNAWYSPRWFKNRVTIEGLEHITNAQAQGKGVLLLGTHSTLLDAGGYVCAQYFEPDVVYRPQNNPLLDMLIYRCRGTIYKAQIDHDDMRGLIRHLKDGDAIWYSPDQDFGLKQGVMAPFFGVPAATVTAHRRLLKISKAVAVPLYFYRHGDIKNPKYHVLIEPAVDNMPSEDEVDDATRVNKIIENQLRIAPTQYMWFHRRFKTRPEGYEEIY; this is encoded by the coding sequence ATGAGCCAAAAGCAGCCTTATACGCCCGGTGAATTTCAATGGTCCTTTTTATTGCCTAAATATTGGGGTGTTTGGATTGCTATTGTCTTTTTAATGCTTTTGGCTATTTTACCTTGGGCCATACAATGGCGTCTGGCGCATGGCGTAGCTCATCTAGCTTGGAAATATCTAAAATCACGCCGTAAAACCACTATTCGTAATTTAGAAGTCTGTTTTCCTGAATGGTCTGCCGATAAGGTTCAACAACAAGCTCAACAAGTTTTCGTCGATATGATGCTTGGAGTGTTTGAAACCTTAAATGCATGGTACAGCCCACGCTGGTTTAAAAACCGAGTCACGATTGAAGGTTTAGAGCACATTACCAATGCCCAAGCTCAGGGCAAAGGTGTTTTATTACTGGGGACTCACAGCACGCTTCTTGATGCTGGCGGCTATGTTTGTGCTCAGTATTTTGAACCAGATGTTGTCTATCGACCTCAAAATAACCCATTGCTCGATATGCTCATTTATCGTTGCCGTGGCACGATTTATAAAGCACAAATCGATCATGATGATATGCGTGGTTTAATTCGCCACCTTAAAGATGGCGATGCAATTTGGTATAGCCCCGACCAAGACTTTGGACTTAAACAAGGTGTTATGGCACCGTTTTTCGGTGTACCTGCTGCCACAGTCACTGCACACCGCCGCTTATTAAAAATCTCAAAAGCAGTCGCCGTGCCTTTATATTTCTATCGCCATGGAGATATAAAGAACCCGAAATATCACGTTCTGATTGAACCTGCGGTCGACAATATGCCAAGCGAAGACGAAGTCGATGATGCAACACGCGTCAATAAAATTATTGAAAATCAACTTCGCATCGCACCGACTCAATATATGTGGTTCCACCGTCGATTTAAGACACGTCCTGAGGGATATGAAGAGATCTATTAA
- a CDS encoding glycosyltransferase family 4 protein translates to MKVMQLLPELNSGGVERGTLEIARALVAQGHQSLVVSNGGRLVSQLEAEGSTHLTLPIHKKSLSSLWQIRPLRQLIEQHQPDIVHVRSRVPAWLTHFALRKIPANKRPHLISTVHGFYSVNRYSAIMTQAEKVIAVSDSVVKYITDHYKNCPPQDIVRIYRGIDPAAFPHNYQPSAQWFNQVFNDFPELENKFLLCLPGRITRLKGHESLIELMQKLGEQYPQLHAVVVGGADAKKQAYLSELQSTIQSKGLTDKITFVGHRSDIREWLAFSDIVLSLSNQAETFGRTALEALSVGTPVIGWNRGGVAEILSNIYTQGLVEVGNEKALLETVRQHIEQPQVVAPVTRFSLKDMCDQTLALYESVLK, encoded by the coding sequence ATGAAAGTGATGCAACTTCTCCCAGAACTCAACAGCGGTGGCGTAGAACGCGGCACACTAGAAATTGCCCGTGCGCTCGTTGCACAAGGCCACCAATCATTGGTTGTTTCAAATGGTGGCCGTTTGGTCTCACAGCTCGAAGCTGAAGGCTCTACTCACTTAACGCTACCAATTCATAAAAAATCACTTTCAAGCTTGTGGCAAATCCGCCCATTGCGCCAGCTGATTGAACAGCATCAACCAGATATTGTTCATGTACGCTCACGCGTACCTGCTTGGCTGACTCACTTTGCTTTAAGAAAAATACCTGCGAACAAACGCCCTCACCTCATTAGCACGGTGCATGGCTTTTATTCAGTCAATCGTTATAGTGCAATTATGACTCAGGCCGAAAAAGTGATTGCTGTTTCAGACAGCGTAGTTAAATACATCACTGACCATTATAAAAACTGCCCTCCCCAAGATATTGTTCGGATTTATCGAGGAATTGACCCAGCCGCGTTTCCACATAATTATCAGCCATCAGCACAATGGTTTAATCAAGTTTTTAATGACTTTCCTGAACTTGAAAATAAGTTTTTACTTTGCTTACCTGGCCGTATTACACGTTTAAAAGGACATGAAAGTTTAATTGAATTGATGCAAAAACTAGGTGAACAATATCCTCAGCTACATGCTGTGGTGGTTGGCGGTGCCGATGCAAAAAAACAGGCCTATTTAAGCGAGTTGCAGAGTACCATTCAAAGCAAAGGACTCACAGATAAAATTACCTTTGTAGGACATCGCTCAGATATTCGCGAATGGCTCGCTTTTAGTGACATTGTGCTCTCTCTATCCAATCAGGCAGAAACATTCGGTAGAACAGCATTAGAAGCGCTTTCAGTAGGTACTCCAGTCATTGGCTGGAATCGTGGAGGCGTAGCCGAGATTTTATCGAATATCTATACACAAGGTCTTGTTGAAGTAGGAAATGAAAAGGCTTTACTGGAAACAGTTAGACAGCATATTGAACAGCCTCAAGTCGTTGCCCCTGTTACCAGGTTTAGCTTGAAAGACATGTGTGATCAAACACTGGCTCTATATGAATCTGTACTGAAATAA
- a CDS encoding zinc-binding alcohol dehydrogenase family protein: MKAVAYQKAGPITSPEALVNIELDTPVAEGRDLLVRVQAISVNPVDTKIRNNVNPENNQWKTLGWDAVGIIEAIGDQVSQFKVGDAVWYAGALNRQGSNSELQLVDERIVGHKPKTLEVTEAAALPLTAITAWEMLFDRLQVPKAAPENTSILVIGGAGGVGSITIQLLKQLTNLTIIATASRAETQEWVKQLGADYVLDHREPLAAQIKQLGLTAPLYVFSTTQTDQHLSDIVELIAPQGHFGLIDDPAQLDIKPFKSKSVSVHWEFMFTRSMFQTEDMQKQSELLNEISKLVDEGKIKTTVTEVISPINAENLKRVHQQIESGTTKGKIVLHGF; this comes from the coding sequence ATGAAAGCTGTGGCATATCAAAAAGCAGGTCCCATTACGTCACCAGAAGCACTCGTTAATATTGAACTCGACACTCCCGTTGCAGAAGGTCGTGATTTACTTGTTCGTGTTCAGGCGATTTCAGTTAATCCAGTTGATACAAAAATTCGCAACAATGTAAATCCAGAAAATAATCAGTGGAAAACTCTTGGTTGGGATGCGGTAGGCATCATTGAAGCGATTGGAGATCAAGTCTCGCAATTTAAAGTCGGAGATGCAGTCTGGTATGCAGGTGCACTCAATCGCCAAGGCAGTAATAGTGAATTGCAGTTGGTTGATGAACGTATTGTGGGGCATAAACCAAAAACTTTAGAAGTAACTGAAGCAGCTGCTCTTCCTTTAACTGCTATCACGGCATGGGAAATGCTATTTGATCGGTTACAAGTACCCAAAGCTGCTCCAGAAAATACATCAATATTAGTAATTGGCGGAGCTGGTGGTGTAGGTTCAATCACCATTCAACTTCTTAAGCAGCTGACTAACCTAACAATTATTGCAACAGCTTCACGAGCAGAAACTCAAGAATGGGTTAAGCAACTTGGTGCTGACTATGTATTAGATCATCGAGAGCCTTTAGCAGCCCAAATCAAGCAATTAGGCTTAACTGCACCTTTATATGTATTCTCAACGACTCAAACAGATCAGCATTTATCAGATATCGTAGAGTTGATTGCACCACAAGGTCATTTTGGTTTAATTGATGATCCAGCTCAGTTAGATATTAAGCCTTTCAAATCAAAGTCAGTATCGGTGCATTGGGAGTTTATGTTTACACGTTCAATGTTCCAGACTGAAGATATGCAAAAACAAAGTGAACTATTAAATGAAATCAGCAAACTGGTTGACGAAGGAAAAATCAAGACGACCGTAACCGAGGTTATAAGTCCAATTAATGCTGAAAATTTAAAACGAGTTCATCAGCAAATTGAAAGCGGCACAACAAAAGGGAAAATCGTATTACATGGTTTTTAA
- a CDS encoding LysE family translocator: MLELSQILAFGLICLAMVLTPGPNMIYLISRSICQGKTAGFISLGGVAVGFIFYMLCASFGITALIVAVPYAYDTIRIAGAIYLLWLAWKALRPNAAPIFNVKDLSVDSPAKLFLMGFATNLLNPKIAIMYLSLLPQFIHPQQGSILWQSIQLGTIQIFVSVSVNALIVLSAGSIALFLQQKPLWANIQRWLMGTVLAGLAVKILLENRR; this comes from the coding sequence ATGCTGGAGCTTTCTCAAATTTTAGCATTTGGACTAATTTGTTTGGCGATGGTACTCACTCCTGGTCCCAATATGATTTACCTTATTTCCCGCTCAATTTGCCAAGGGAAAACCGCTGGATTTATCTCTTTAGGTGGCGTAGCTGTAGGCTTTATCTTTTATATGCTTTGCGCATCTTTTGGTATTACGGCGTTAATTGTAGCTGTTCCTTATGCTTACGATACTATTCGTATTGCTGGTGCGATTTATTTACTCTGGCTTGCATGGAAAGCACTACGTCCAAATGCCGCTCCAATTTTCAATGTAAAAGATTTATCAGTAGATTCCCCAGCTAAACTCTTTTTAATGGGTTTTGCGACCAACCTGCTTAATCCGAAAATTGCCATTATGTATTTATCTTTACTCCCACAGTTTATTCACCCACAACAAGGCAGTATTTTGTGGCAATCAATTCAACTCGGTACGATTCAAATTTTTGTCAGCGTTTCAGTAAATGCGCTTATTGTACTTTCTGCGGGTAGCATTGCCCTTTTTCTACAACAAAAACCTCTTTGGGCAAATATACAACGCTGGCTCATGGGAACAGTATTAGCAGGACTTGCTGTTAAAATTCTTTTAGAAAATCGCCGATAA
- a CDS encoding SlyX family protein translates to MTKPPYHDDQASLSAPIEDLQVRITFLDDLVEELNQQLAIQTQEIADLKKQMQFLYQRVESSDLSEGIAPFDPLTNKPPHY, encoded by the coding sequence ATGACTAAACCACCATATCATGATGATCAAGCGTCATTGTCCGCACCCATTGAAGATTTGCAAGTGCGAATTACATTTTTGGATGATTTAGTTGAAGAATTAAATCAACAACTCGCTATTCAGACCCAAGAAATAGCTGATTTAAAAAAACAAATGCAATTTCTTTATCAACGTGTGGAATCATCGGATTTATCGGAAGGTATTGCACCTTTTGACCCATTAACCAATAAACCTCCTCACTATTAA
- the gltP gene encoding glutamate/aspartate:proton symporter GltP — protein sequence MKNFKFSLAWQILIALILGIVVGAVLHNQPEIKDSIVTNVLTPLGKIFISLIKMIVIPIVFSTLILGIAGVGSTKSLGRLGFKTILYFEIITTIAILVGLVAANIFHPGSGIDMSQLVQTDISQYKHTTEEVQSQSHGIMQTILSLIPTNIISSMAHGEMLPVIFFAVLFGIGLSSLPATTKDPLLNVFHAVSETMFRVTHIIMKYAPVGVFGLIAVTVANFGFASLIPLGKLVVLVYGAILFFALVVLGLTAKMFSINIFTLFKILKDELILAYSTASSETVLPRIMQKMEAYGAPKAISSFVIPTGYSFNLDGSTLYQSIAAIFIAQLYGIEMSISQQVILVVTLMITSKGIAGVPGVSFVVLLATLGSVGIPVEGLAFIAGVDRIMDMARTALNVVGNALAVLVISKWEKQYDYEKAAAYEASLK from the coding sequence TGTAACTAATGTTCTTACGCCACTTGGTAAGATTTTCATTAGCCTGATTAAAATGATTGTTATTCCAATCGTTTTCTCTACCTTAATTTTAGGTATTGCAGGTGTTGGCAGTACGAAAAGTTTAGGGCGACTTGGTTTTAAAACCATTCTCTATTTTGAAATTATTACCACTATTGCTATTTTGGTGGGCTTAGTTGCAGCGAATATCTTCCATCCAGGTTCAGGCATTGATATGTCTCAACTGGTTCAAACTGATATTTCTCAATATAAGCATACAACTGAAGAAGTTCAGTCACAGTCTCATGGCATTATGCAGACAATATTATCGCTTATCCCAACGAACATTATTAGTTCAATGGCGCATGGCGAAATGTTACCTGTGATTTTCTTTGCTGTGTTATTTGGTATTGGTTTGTCTTCATTACCAGCAACAACTAAAGATCCATTATTAAACGTATTTCATGCTGTATCGGAAACAATGTTCCGTGTAACGCACATCATCATGAAATATGCGCCAGTGGGTGTGTTTGGTTTGATTGCAGTAACGGTTGCAAACTTCGGTTTCGCTTCGCTTATCCCTTTAGGCAAATTAGTCGTGTTGGTATATGGCGCGATCTTGTTCTTTGCTTTGGTGGTACTTGGTTTAACTGCAAAAATGTTCAGCATCAATATCTTTACTTTATTTAAGATTTTGAAAGATGAATTAATTTTGGCATATTCAACTGCAAGCTCTGAAACAGTTTTACCGCGTATTATGCAAAAGATGGAAGCTTATGGCGCGCCTAAAGCAATTTCTAGTTTTGTAATCCCAACAGGTTATTCATTTAACCTTGACGGTTCTACGCTTTACCAAAGTATCGCGGCAATCTTTATTGCACAGCTTTACGGTATTGAAATGTCAATTAGCCAACAGGTCATTTTAGTTGTAACTTTAATGATTACTTCTAAAGGTATTGCGGGTGTTCCTGGCGTATCGTTTGTTGTGTTATTAGCAACATTAGGTAGTGTTGGTATTCCTGTAGAAGGCTTGGCATTTATTGCTGGTGTTGACCGTATCATGGATATGGCACGTACCGCATTGAATGTTGTAGGTAATGCACTTGCAGTACTTGTGATTAGTAAATGGGAAAAACAATACGACTATGAAAAAGCAGCAGCTTATGAAGCATCGCTTAAATAA